GAAGACCTCTGTCCTATCCATTAGACAATGGACgcttttctttttttctttcccttttcacgaaaatttcaagggaaagaaaaaaaaaaattctataaaATACTCTATCTATCCGAATATCGAAATAATAATTATTCTAACTAGAATAAGACTAAATAATTCAAATTGAATATTCATAACTAAATAAAGAAATTTACTAAAAAATAGAATATATATAGAGAAATCGAATATAAGCGGGTAGCGGGAATCGAACCCGCATCATTAGCTTGGAAGGCTAAGGGTTATAGTCGACGTTTATGAATGAACGTCTCTAATTCAAAACCGAACGTGAAACTTTTGTTTCATTCAGCTCCTTTACAGAATAATTTTAGAGATAGATGGAATACATTACAAAAAATCACCCATAACATCTATGTCAGCCTTTCGGTATGAATACAATTAATGTTGCTTTTTAGATGATCCCTATAGAAAACGAGGATTTGAACAATCTCTTTTTTTCTAGTTACTTCGTTCTCTATTTCTATTTGATAGAATCTTTAGGAAAAGAATAAAATTTCCGTCGAGCTAAAAAAATATGTTGATGTTTCTAGTAAACTAAAAAAATCGTTTAATAGCTATTTTGCTTCACTCTCTCCTatacaaaacaaatacaaaaaTGGGAAGATTTAGTTACGATTGGAAACAAATTTTAGATATCTTTCTCCCTGGATCCTTTACTTATATTCAAAAATAGGGATTCTTGATCCAATTGCAAAAACTTATGTTTCATAATTTTAGAATCAATTCTAAATTGTATACAAATTACGATAATGTATATTATTCCTCGAATTGCTCGTTGAGAGGTATAAAGGATTAAATCCCTTTAAGTAAGAAATACAGTTTTTGATCGTGATATGAATCACGCAAGGGACCCCTTAACTATTCAGGATCAATAGAACGAATCGCACTTTTACCACTAAACTATACCCGCTACAATACCATTATTGTATATAAAACGATCTTTTGTCCAACAAGGGAATCAGTCATAATTATGAAATAGGTGCATAATTTTATGAGAAATAGAGTGTTTCCATGTTTCGTAAAGGGCCCCCTAATGAAATTTAGAAAAGGGGGCAAATCTCATTTTTGGATTTTGTTGAAGGTATTTTGACAGATAGATCTCGACAAAATTACTAAACTAAATTCATAACACAAAAATACATTATGCAAGCAAGAATCCATAGTTCTATTTCTTTTTTTAGATACGTTACCTGATTCATTCGTAGGATATACGATCACAAAgtgatttttatttttgtttgatCATATTTAAATGTTTGAATTAATTACAAGTTTCAAATCTGATACAGAAAAATAAATCATTGTTATCCAGGATTCATGGGAAAAAAGAGCTGTGCCAGTACCTAGCTGGACTCTGGTTGGATAAAAAAACAAACTAAAAAAGAAAATCTAAAATTATAGATTTAGATTATCTATTTAGTATATATAGAATGAATATATATTTGAATCTATATTTATGAGTTAATATAGAATTATGAATAGTAATGAAATAAAATTATAATCaaatagaaaaaaaaaaaagatagaTAAGATATATCAAATGAAGATCAATATCAAATAAGATATATAGAAGGCTTTTTTCGAGCCCTACTTTTTGTTCTTTTTGTTTATGCGAGGTATCATAAGCATAATCATTCCATTTTTTGAATTGGGGAGAGATGGCTGAGTGGACTAAAGCGTCGGATTGCTAATCCGTTGTACGCATTTTTGTACCGAGGGTTCGAATCCCTCTCTTTCCGTTTATTGATGATTTGGCatttttttcttttgaacttatggaatttcttttttttttttattattattcccTGTTTCTTTCATTTTTAACTAGTTCTTTTTGAAAAATAGATAGAAAAACGAAAAATATTTCAAAATCCAGGACAAGTAAGGAAAAGAAAAAAGATTTTCTTATTCTTCACGTCCAGGATTACGTCCCGGATCATTAGATAGGAATCCGAAGATGAAAAGAGAAACAAAGAATATCACTATCGTGTAAACAAATAGTTTTAGAGTAAGCATTACAAAATCTCCAAGATAATTAAAAAAAACGACAGAGAAAGAGAATAGATTCTCTTCTATTTCATATTATGTTTCCTTTGAGACTCAGTTTATAAGAAATGAAGTTATTTCAAAAAAACTTAAGAAATTGGTTTGTAGTAAGAGTTGAGCCTTTTTTACCATTACCAAAAATTGTATTTCATATCTACAATCAAGATCCACGTATTGGTGGTAGACTCAAATCGAATAATagaatttttattttttaatggAAAAAAAGGAAATGATGAGATGATCCATATTTTTATTGTCTATCCAAAAATTGCAAGATTTGTAATCACGGATTCACACTGTAAGACTTATCTGATCtttaaaaatattcaaatttGAGTTTTCTAATAAATTCTGACTTTTTTTAGGACATTATTCAAATTAAATATCTTATCGAAAACTTACAGCAGCTTGCCAAACAAAAGCTAAGAGAAAAAAGAGTAAGGGTATTACTGGCATAAAATCTACAATTGGATTCAAAAAAGCATAAGCTTCAGGTAATTTCCCCAAGAAAAAACTACTTGAATAAAGGGCAGAGTTAATACAAATACAGACCAAGCTAAAGATATTAAGCATAACAAAAATGTTGTTCTTTAAGAAAATgaattgtatttttattttttttattatcttcttattatatatattattatatatatgatatgatttattatatatatataatttattattATCCACTTTTTTTGTATTATACTTTTATATTCACAATGAAATATAAAAGTATAATACAAAAAATAAAggtttattttattttctatttatatTACAATAGATAATATATAGAATAGAAAATGGGGCGTGGCCAAGCGGTAAGGCGGCGGGTTTTGGTCCCGTGATTCGGAGGTTCGAATCCTTCCGTCCCAGGTGAAACCGATTGATGATATCACCAGTTTTCTTCATGAAGGCATAAAAAGGCTTCTTATACGTTTCTAGGGGAGGGGATATATTGTTCATCTAAAGTTGCTCAACCTACATATTAGGAAAAAGTCAATAAATAAAGTTTATCGATAAATACCGTAGACCCTATAAGCTTTTTTACTTATTTTCAATTAGTATATTTAGAAAATATACTAATTGAAAATCGAACAatgattatgattatgctatTCTATTCATCTATAATATTTTCATTCATCTATCATATTTTCATGTAAATGgaggaaaaaaagaaaaatctATGCAAAGAAAGTGGTTCAATTCAATGATCTTTAATAGGGGTTTAGAATACAGGTGTGGTTTAAGTAAATCAATAGAGAGTTTTGGTCCTATTGAAAATAACGGTGTAAATTataaatgataaatgataaaTGAAGACCCATCTAGTTTAACTGATATGGATAATAACATTGATAGCTGGAAGAACAATAGTGAAAATTCTAGTTATAGTCATGCTGATTCTTTAGCAGATGTCAGCAACATAGATAATTTACTATCTGATAAAATTTTTTCAATTAGGGATAGTAATAGCAATATATATGACATATATTATGCTTATGATACTAATGATACTAATATTACTAAATATAAATGGACTAATAACATTAATCGTTGCATTGAGAGTTATCTTCGTTCTCAAATCTGTGAGGATATTGACTTTAATAGTGACATTTGCGATAAGGTCCAAAGGACTATTATAATTTTAATAAGGAGcacaaatgatacaaatgatatatcagatacaaatgatatatcagatacaaatgatacaaatgataCAAATGCGATATATGATCCATTTGATATATCCGATACAAATGATACAAATGAGATATACGATCCATTTTTTATATTAGATATAAATGAtacaaatgatacaaatgataTATATGGTATATACGATCCAGATGATATATATGAGACTAATATAAAGGATATATGTGAGAGATATAGTGAGATATATCCTAGAAATAGAGAGAAGAGTACTTTTGTTCCAATAGATTATAGCGATCCCAATTGTATGGAAAAATTAGCTCGTTTATGGGTTCAATGCGAAACTTGCTATGGACTCAATTTTAAGCAATTTTTCCGACCCAAAATGAATATTTGCGAACACTGTGGCGAGCATTTGAAAATGAGCAGTTCAGATAGAATCGACCTTTCGATTGATCGAGATACTTGGAATCCTATGGATGAAGACATGGTTTCTGTGGATCCCATTAAATTTGATTCGATTAAAGAATTGGGTTCGGAAGAGGAATCTTCGAAAGATCGTCTGGATGAAGACATGCTTTCTCCGGATCCCATTGAATTGGATTCGGAAGAAGAATCTTCGAAAGATCGTGTGGATTCGGAAGAGGAAAAAGACCAATCTTATATCGATCGTCTTGATTCTTATCAAGAAAAGACAGGATTACCGGAGA
This Lathyrus oleraceus cultivar Zhongwan6 unplaced genomic scaffold, CAAS_Psat_ZW6_1.0 chrUn1024, whole genome shotgun sequence DNA region includes the following protein-coding sequences:
- the LOC127115084 gene encoding acetyl-coenzyme A carboxylase carboxyl transferase subunit beta, chloroplastic, whose translation is MINEDPSSLTDMDNNIDSWKNNSENSSYSHADSLADVSNIDNLLSDKIFSIRDSNSNIYDIYYAYDTNDTNITKYKWTNNINRCIESYLRSQICEDIDFNSDICDKVQRTIIILIRSTNDTNDISDTNDISDTNDTNDTNAIYDPFDISDTNDTNEIYDPFFILDINDTNDTNDIYGIYDPDDIYETNIKDICERYSEIYPRNREKSTFVPIDYSDPNCMEKLARLWVQCETCYGLNFKQFFRPKMNICEHCGEHLKMSSSDRIDLSIDRDTWNPMDEDMVSVDPIKFDSIKELGSEEESSKDRLDEDMLSPDPIELDSEEESSKDRVDSEEEKDQSYIDRLDSYQEKTGLPETVQTGTDQREEIHPLFEDIMNQLDLYLQTAKNRVDSEEEKDQSYIDRLDSYQEKTGLPEAVQTGTGQLNGIPLALAVMDSEFIAGSMGCVVGEKITRLIEYATNLLLPLIIVCASGGARMQEGSLSLMQMAKISSALYNYQINQKLFYVAILTSPTTGGVTASFGMLGDIIIAEPNATIAFAGKRVIEQLLNKEVPEGSQSADLLFDRGLLDAVVPRHLLKEFLTELFQFHGFVPLT